TGCACCAGTGATCTTGTCTCTCTGTCCTCCCATTCTGGGTAACGGGTGGATGGCACACAACTGTTTATAGGTAGTTCCTGGGATACAGGAcatgggaggaagaggagagaagcagTGTGAAGCACCGAGCTCTGATCCGAGCCACTTTGTCATCCCTCATCTGGGTTGGGCCCAGGGTTTTAAGTCCATGGGAAATGGGTTTTTTGGGGGATGAGGGGAACTTCAGTCAGGATGACCCAGTTGTTGCCAGGGAACAAAGGTGAGCTCACCCCGCGGGAACACTGCACAGAGGCCAGCCCCGTCTGCATCGTGCCTGTGAACTCCACTCGGGTGGCCACATTTTCAGTTCGTTTTTCAGGTGCATGTGAGCGGGTGGATTTTCTCGTTCTCCAGTTGGCAGCTCAGTCTCCAGCGACCGTCGTGTTTATGCAGCGTCTGCCCCAGTGCCAGGCTCACCTGAGCTTCTCGTGGCCCCCTGTGCACGCTCCCTGAGAAACAGCATTTGTCAAGTGGGACTGTCCGCagagagttcttttcttttttggcccttccTCACACGTGGACTTGTAGTTAAGTCTCCGTGTGCCAGGGTATTCAGTCCGTGTCGTCGTCGTTACCGTTATTCGCAGGAAGTTCACAGAATAGGGACAGTTTGATCTGGGCAAGGGTAGACATGATAGAGGGGGAAAAGCATCATGCTGGGAGTTGCGAGTTGTGCACGTGGCTCCGTCATTCCTTTTCTCTGAGGACTCTGACAAGCCACCTCCCTGTGTGTGAGGTGATGTGATGGGACTAGATGGGCTGCCTCTAGTTAAATCAGACCTTCCTGCTCTGACTTTCcatcagcagtggccaaaggatcAAAGCACTATCTGCACTATAGTGTTGGGAAAGGGTCCGGAGGATTGGGTTTCGTGGTGGGGTCTTCACTCTAATACAAGAAAGGGTTGACCATGAGCTTAGTGCTCTCTGTAATCTCAGTAGATGGGTGGGGTGGTTTTCCCATAACTAGCATGACCATTTCCTCCACCTGCATCCAGGTACATTGAGGACACGCTACCTCCCTCCTGGCCCTCGAGCGTGGAGCGCTAGAGTCAGGGGGATTTGGTTTGCTGGAACTCGAGTACCCTGGACTGGCCCGAagcgggagggaggaggaggtctGGTTCTCAGGGTCACAGGTGGTGACAGCTGTGTTCTGCCTTCGTCCTCAGGTGCGCAATGGCAGGCTCTGGTGAGCGCAAAAGCAAGAAAGATGACAATGGCATCGGGACGGCCATCGATTTTGTGCTCTCCAACGCCCGGCtggtgctgggggtgggaggagcagCCATGCTGGGCATCGCTACCCTGGCGGTTAAGCGGGTAAGTGCACTCAGGCCAGGCCAGGCATTGGAGAGGTGGTAAGGCTGCCAAGTGGAGCTGACCTAGAAGAAGACCGTGATACTGCTGATGGGAAGGTAACATGGCAATTCGACATTATTAGACGAGACCTTAAGAGAAGTAAGTAAATGTGCTTCTAGGATCCTGCTATAAAGAAACTGctggaaatacaaagaaagaagttTATCTCAGGGTTAAATTGCAAAGAACCAAAATAGCTTTTTGTGACCACCTTAGTTAAAATAGCAGCACCCTCAccacacatatattttcttttttttttttttttacacatatattttctatttccctttCCTGCTTTACTCTTAATTAACACCTGTGTCTGCCTGCTTGAGCTTGTTGATTATGTATTGCCTAAATCCCTATACTGGACTGCAGACTTCATGAAGGCAGGAATTGGGTTGGGAAACTGATTTATTTTGtatacctagaacagtgcctggcacagagtagccATTCAGTGatgtgtttgttaaataaatggatCGGTGTTTGACATTATGGTGTATTGATAAGGTACAGTGTTGTATCATCAGAAATTGTACCATATTGTTCAGCCCTGATTCATTCTTAGTGATATGAGGAGTGATAAAAATGACAagtaaaaaatcagttttttaagGTATATATAGTGGAAGATGctaattatataaatacatatttccaGAAAGAAATATACCCAGATATTAATAGTTATCTTCtggtgtgacttccctggtggctcaggcagtaaagagtccacctgtaatgcaggagacctgggttcgatccctgggttgggaagatcctctgcaggaggaaatggcaacccactccagtattcttgcctagagacacccttggacagagaagcctggcggggtacagtccatggggtcacaaagagtcggacacaactgagcgactgaggacACAGCACGGCACTTAGTCCTTCAGAGCCGGTCATGTCCTGAAATGGGTACTGAGCCCCGAAAGCAGGCTGGTGCCTGTGCCCCCAGGACAGAGAGGTGGCCCTGTGGACAAGCCCCGCAGGGGCACAGGTCTGACCCCCGTCGGGGAAGCCCTGGGGcctgggtggaggagggggtgTCCCCGAGTCACCCAGCAGGCTCTTATGAACAGAACTAGCAGAAATTCTGAGTTTTTTTTCTGGGTTGTGACATTATGGATAAATGTGTTTCTTACTTATATATAAGATTTAGTATTTCCTGAGATTTTCTGTGTGGAGCAAAGCATTCCATAATCTAGACTAAGATGATGTTATTGAAAAGTAGAGGAACTCATTATGGTAGAACTGGTGGGAAGCAGGAAAGAAGTCCACACGCTGGGTCCTCTCTGCTCTTTCAGATGTACGACAGGGCGATCAGcgcccccaccagccccacccGCCTGAGCCATTCGGGGAAAAGGAGCTGGGAAGAACCCAACTGGATGGGCTCTCCCCGACTGCTCAATAAGGACATGAAGGCAGGCCTGAGCAGGTCCCTGCAGGCCcttcccacaggctcctctgccttcgACACAGGTGAGGAAGGCTGTCGCCCTCTGGGACTCCTCTCAGGCTCTTGGTGCTACTCTTGCCCTCAACACGTTTCTTAAGGACACACGCGCCTGGCGCCATGCTGGCCTTTTGTGCTAAGCCCTTCTCCCCTCTGGGGCTGAGGCGGCTGTGGATGAGCAAGCACGGGATGAGCTCATGGGCCTCTCTCTCTTGCCTTGGCAGATACATTCTGCCCGCCCCAGCCCAAGCCATTGGCCAGGAAGGGCCAGGTAGACTTGAAGAAGTCACGACTCCGCATGTCCCTGCAGGAGAAACTTCTCACTTACTACCGGAACCGGGCGGCCATCCCTGCCGGCGAGCAGGCTCGGGCCAAGCAAGCTGCTGTGGACATATGTGCCGAGCTCCGGAGCTTCCTGCGGGCCAAGTTGCCTGATATGCCACTTCGGGACATGTACCTGAGTGGCAGCCTCTATGATGACCTGCAGGTAACCAGGGGGTGCTTACGAAGGGTAGGGTGGTTCTGACCACGATGCTTCTCAATAGTGCCATTGGGGCAGAAGATCAGTGTCCCAGGCTTGCCAAAAAAGATTAGTCTTACTGCTTCTGAATTCTGCGCATTGTGGTAGCATTTGATCCCTGCCTTTAACTTGTTTTCAGTCATAAAACTTCTAGGAAGCTGTTAGAGGCTTCCTCCCTCCATACTCTTGtcccagtttctccttcctggctTTCTGTCTTCTGGGATCTTGAAGGCATGGAGGACGTTATGTGTACTTCTGGGTCCAGAGACAGTGGGATGTGTGgagtgagcacaggctctaaTGTCTAACAGACCTGGGTTTAAGTCCTCACTCTGAATTGATGTGGTCATGTGCAAGAATTTTTAGATTCCTTTtttgctgggggggggggggcggatacAAGATGGTGGGACCTGTGTTTGGGGAAACTTGTCTCTTGAGGAGATGAAGGTCCCGCAAACCCTTTTTAATTTTGCTACAACAGGTGGTGACAGCCGACCACATCCAACTCATCGTGCCCCTTGTGTTAGAGGCAAACCTGTGGTCGTGTATCCCCGGGGAGGACACCATCATGAACGTCCCTGGCTTCTTTCTAGTTCGCCGGGAGAATCCAGAGTATTTTCCTCGCGGTAGCAGTTACTGGGACCGCTGTGTAGTAGGGGGCTACCTTTCTCCGAAGACGGTGGCAGACACGTTTGAGAAGGTAGTAGCTGGCTCCATCAACTGGCCGGCCATCGGGTCCCTCTTGGACTATGTGATTCGACCAGCCCCGCCCCCAgaggccctgactctggaagtgCAGTATGAGCGCGACAAGCACCTCGTCATTGACTTCCTGCCATCAGTGACCCTTGGTGACACTGTCTTGGTGGCCAAACCACACCGGCTAGCCCAGTATGACAACCTGTGGCGGCTGAGCCTGCGTCCTGCTGAGACAGCGCGCCTGCGGGCCCTGGACCAGGCCGACTCGGGCTGCCGCTCCCTGTGCCTCAAGATCCTCAAGGCTATATGCAAGTCCACTCCGGCCCTGGGCCGCCTCACTGCCAGCCAGCTCACCAACGTCATCCTCCACTTGGCCCAGGAGGAGGCTGACTGGTCCCCGGACGTGCTGGCCGACCGCTTCCTGCAGGCCTTGAGGGGGCTCATCAGCCACTTAGAGGCCGGCATTCTGCCCAGTGTCCTGAATCCCAAggtgaacttatttgcagagctCACCCCTGAGGAAATAGACGAATTGGGATACACTCTCTATTGCTCGTTATCCGAGCCGGAGGTGCTGCTGCAGACGTAGGGCAGGTGAAGGCCAAAGCAGGTGTCGGGTGCTCAGGCCCCCAATTCTCCGTTAGAAACACTTGGCTACATAGTTGGTGCCTCACAGGGTCCCTAGGTGCCTCCTGTCTTGCTGGTCATCCCCCTGGTCACTTCATGCTGATTAGAATGATGTTTCTGTCTCCTCTTTTCTCACCTTTCCTTTTGACTTTTGTTATCAAACACTGTGCTCCctactcttcccctcccccatgctCCACGCCAGTTTTCCTTGAATGAATTGAGAAGGTGGAGccctgccctgagctgtggcGACCACTGGGTATTTTGCATCTTGGCCTAGGTCTGTTTGTGTTGGCTGTGCCGCCTGCTCCTCTTAGGTGTCTGCTCTGTCTTTCCTGCCTGTTCACATCTTCTTTGTTGCTCTTTTTTCCTGGAGCGCATCTGCCTAATTAAGATGTTGCCTTGCAGTTGACTGTCATTGAAGTTAGGATTGCATGTTTCAAACTCAACTCTGCAGGGAGTGCTGAGACAGTATTTAGGATTTCCGGGGATAAAGCTGGTCTTTGACCCAAGTTCCTGGAAAAAAGaagcccacccccacctcttGACCAATTCATATCCAGAAGGACCGAGGTCTCCTGGGCACACTGTTGGCTGCTGCACAGGGGAGTGAGGGCTCACGATAAACTGGATGCAGAGTTATCCGGAGACTGTGTTTCTCCGTGGCCATCAGTGAGAGTGTAGGTGGGCAAACCTGGAGGTGGCAGTGGAGTCTGTGTGCCTGATGTCTGTGCCTCACCTTGGGCTGCTCACATCCGGCGCCACTGGCTGCAGGTGTCAGAGGGGACGGAAGGGCTGCTGTTGGCCCCTCCTGGCCGTATTGCCAATGAGGACAAGGCCTTCAAGGACACAGTCTTAGTGCTCGAGGTTGACAGGCAGCTGAACATCAATGACCACATTCCTCCCTGTCGGGCCTGCCTTTCTCAGATATTGCCTTAGCGCAAGAACGGGTCCAAGAGCCAGCCCTTCGATCCCCAGCATGTGCCATAAGAACATGAGGGAGTGTCTGCTGAACTCTGCAGGCATCACCAGAGGCCAGAGGGCAGGCAGACATGCACAGacctcctccctccatcccatCTCTCACCCAGCACCTGGGGAGATCGGTGCTACCCAGGAAGAGCACACGGCTAGAACACATGAGAGGGAGGTGGGTACTTCCCACATTCCTTCTTGTTTCCTGCTGCTAAAATTGCACTGTTTATTGCAATGTAAAAAGTATCCTGAGAGTGGGGAGAAATATTTAATACACAATGTCAGTGCATCTtgttttgtgtggttttttttcctgtttgtggcAGGAGACTGATGATAATTCTATTTCTGATCTGCCCATCCAGTATTTTGTTTCTCCCatcaaatcttatttttattcttactacCTCTTCATCAATGAGATTCTGGTGAAGCTCTCCGCAGCTGTCTCATTCCTTTCCAATGACAGTGACATGAAATGACTAAATAGCATTGAAACCTTAGCTTCCCTTTGAATTTAAGGTAGAGACTCCTGTCCCCTTTTTTGTCATGGTTTAGTGGGTTGAGCAGTAGGGTTAACATTGGCTATATTTAGAGAGTCTTCTGTCTCTTCTCTGACATACATGCAAAGGCTCCCTGAAATGGTTCAGTTGTTCCCTTTGTATGAAGACAttgagagagaatgaaaaacacaACAGCCCAGAACCCTTAGAGAGGTTCTCCATCTTGGCTATTCATCAGAGTCAAACTGGGAGTTTAAAATGCTCTGTACGCCTGAGTACCATCCAGGGTGACTGGTGTAGCGGGTGTGGGGTGGAGCTGAGCACTGATGCACCCATCTGCTGtctttagaagaaaaggaaagatagggcTATGAGTGAGTGAGAAGCAttccttcttgtttttcttcattcaGAGAAAGGATCTGGTTTTCCCCATGTGAATATTAGAAAACCTGGAATTTTCCCAAGCAGGTGTCTCTGACCAAATTCTATATAAGACATTGGATGGAGACTCAAAAGACAAAAGACTTTAAAGACCAGATCCCAAATCATCTAAGCCAAGTGTAATTGTGATTTGAGTTTATCTCTGAGCACCTTTCTACAGGCAGCTCTGTCTCTTACCTGTTTTCACAAAACCAAAACGCCTAACTCTGCCATTTCGCAAACAAGAATATCTTAGTGGTCCTCAGAACTAGAAGCAGTGGGAATTCTTTACTCTAGTCGTGGTGGGTTTGCTGACTGAGATGGGGCAAGTCCCATCATCACATGTGGATGAAGTCAGTGCTTTGAGATTCTTGGATGAAGGAGGGGACCCcccctgcccacacacacacttttttttagcTTTGGGGAAAGATGTAGGGCCTTTTCCCACCTTTCTACTCTGTAACTTTCACTTTTGCCTGAAGTAACAGCATCTGCTTCTACTCCATCTGGAAATTTTTTTGCACCATCTAGGTTAGCAAACCACATAGTTAGCTTAATGCTTGAAAAAAGACTCATCATCTCGAAACCCCAATCAATTCCAAAGTGTATTTTGGTTTTCCTTGTTGCCCCTTCCTAAAACATGAGTTCAATACAAAGTACTTTATACTCTtggttgtgacttttttttcccaaataaaaaaataactgaagcTCATGTCTGGAAAAATTGTGTTGTGAGACCTATAATCTTTCCTCCTGGGCTCAGCCCCTGTGGTCCTCTTCATATTCTTGATTGGCTGGTTTTCCTCCCTGGTACTTCACTCAAGTTGAGAACGCAGATGGTTTTGATGAGGAATCGGCTTTGGGATCAAGAGCCCTGGAGAAGGTTGGGGGTGGAGTTGTGTGAGCGGGGATCCCTGCCATGTGTTCAGAGGCTCTGTTGTGGCACATCTTTGAGACTATGACCCTGGCCGAGAACTGCTCTCACAGGATGTGTTAGAATCCTGACCTTTGAGCCGAAGCTTAAAGCCAAAGAGAATGGTAAGAGGACTTAGGACTAGAGCTGTGAGGCAGTAGCCCTTGTAGGTACACTTAGCTGATTCGAAGGGGCTAAAATAGCAGAGGTGTGTGTTCTGGGGCTGTGTACAGCGCGTTGCTTACCTTTTCGTTACAGTCACCTCATGGTCTCTATTCTTCACCCCTGAGGCCAGGCCCACAACCTGCTATCCAGTCATTTGCCTGCCCTTCAATAAGAGGTTACTATGTCTGGCGGATAGGTTTGGAATTCGGCACCAGTCTTTTCTGTCCTGTCTGGGCTAGGTCCAGAGAGAAGCAGTTAGCCCTGAGACCCAGACAACTACTATCCTTTTTCTCCTTGAGGGAGGAAATAAAGCCAGGGAATGTGCTGTCTGTCTACAGCAtgggaagatgaaaataaaaagtttccaaCAGCTTTGGTTTGTATGTGTGGTATGAAACATTTTCCTATAGGAGTGGGACTGGTTCTAAATTTGCAGGTAGGAGAAACTTTGAACTGGGTTACCATAATGGAAAGGATGGGATGACCTGCTGCTGGAGTCATTCTCCCACCCCTCTGCAGTGTCAGTCTGGAGCAGGATTACTTTAATTCTCAGCCATCTATATGGTCATCTGTCAAGAAGCACTGACAGTTCCCTCCATACAGCAAATGGAGGACATGTCCCCCAGGGTCCTTGGTGACACCTTTGGAAGACTTGAGTAGTGGCTCAGGGCTTCTTACTGTCTTTGCAGAGAGAGACTAGATGCTTTATGTATGTCGAGATATTTGTGATTCcccaaggagaaaggaaaactgcATCTAGTATGCTTTGCCTATACTAGTTGCTCAGCTGTTGATTTCATCTCTGTAAATAATAGTCCTCTGAGGAAGCAGGATGATGTAATGGAGATGGGAACGGGGGACCTGGGAGGTTCGGAAGACCTCAGTTCTAATAATAGTAGTAATAGGAACTATTTATCCAGCACTTATCAGATACCAGGAGCTCTGGCTCAGTGCTTGCATGTATTACCTTACTTCATTCTAAGCATACTCATCACGAGCCTCCTCttacagatcaggaaacagaCTTAGCAGGATAACTCAACCAAAACGTCTCCACTAATAAACAGCCAAATTTGCGGGTATTTGTCCCTAAAAAATCTCTCAACTCCTACCTCATACTGCCTTCATGGGGCAAGAACACATCCCTTTAGTCCTGTTTATCACTGAAAAGAAATTGTTAGGCCAGACTGAATTAAGTCAATGAATGGTCAGTAGTCACGGAGGACAGTGCTTCGGCAGTTTTTCACATCACAGTCCTCAAAGGAATATTTGTAGAGCCCACTTAAGTGGATGGAAACAAAAACTCAAGGTTTCCACTTCTACGGGGCCTGACAAGAGGGTTGAGAGGTGGTGGAGGGCTTTCTCATTACTCTTAAGTTTCCCAGTAGAGAGCGCAAGTTGCTGATCCCGACGTGGACGGCGGCTTCCAAACACAAACTACCACAATTGGGCATTAGGAGGACTTGATGGGAAGCGATTGTGCCTAGAAGTCACAGCGGTGGGAGATACTTGAAACCACCCGAAAGACTGTAGCTTAATGAAATCTCTCCTTGTTCTTAGCGGAATTGAAACTACATAAACGTAAAGAAATCCCCCCTGTAACAGAATAGCAGATTTGTATTTTAGCAAAATGAATTATGTAAAAATACACTCGGAGGTAAGATTATGCATCTCCTCGACTTTTACAGTCAAGAGTAGGGACGCGGAGCTGGCCTTTGATGGTAGGTGGGTACAGATGCGGCGATTCGACTGACGTCATCAGCCAACCTTTTCAATTACTGAAGGGCTTGCAGTCCTCAGTATTTTGCAAATGTCTGCAAGAAAACGACACTGTGAAAACGCACACACGAAGTGACACTTCCTTTTGCCTAGTTTTACCTTAGGGCCTGAAACTGGTGGCTAGTTAGGGGCTTCACTGAGAACGGCAGGAAAGGACTGCAAGGCGGGGACCTAACGCCATTACTTGGGACGCACTAGGCTAGGGCTGCCCCAGGCAATCATGACCGGCTCCGGGCGGACTGGCATGAGCAGACCAATCCAAAGCGTTACCACAGAAAAAAGCGAGTGGGCGACAGCGCCAGACGGCGGGAACCTCACCGGCCGCTCCGCCCCTTCCCGCGCAGATCAGGAGCTTGAGCCAATAGGAACTGGAAATATAGATGACTCACCTTGCCTGACCAATCATCTCGACGCGCTCGCTCCTCCATTATCTCGCGCGAGAACCAGGAGACCGTCTACCTCACAATAAAAACCTTTCTTGGGAGTTAAAGACTTCTTTCTCCGCCCCTCGAGCCAACGCCGGAAGTGAGTGTACGGATCCCTCCGCGTTCTCTGGCGGCTGCCTAGCGTGACTCTTTGATCTTAAAAGCCTTGTAAAGAAGTACGCCTTTTTCCTGAGGCCGTAAATAAAAAAACAACTAATTCTCTCTTCACTGGCATGTCCTAGACATAAAAGTGGGAAATTTGGAAACGGTCGGGGCG
This region of Ovis canadensis isolate MfBH-ARS-UI-01 breed Bighorn chromosome 3, ARS-UI_OviCan_v2, whole genome shotgun sequence genomic DNA includes:
- the MIEF1 gene encoding mitochondrial dynamics protein MIEF1 isoform X1, giving the protein MAGSGERKSKKDDNGIGTAIDFVLSNARLVLGVGGAAMLGIATLAVKRMYDRAISAPTSPTRLSHSGKRSWEEPNWMGSPRLLNKDMKAGLSRSLQALPTGSSAFDTDTFCPPQPKPLARKGQVDLKKSRLRMSLQEKLLTYYRNRAAIPAGEQARAKQAAVDICAELRSFLRAKLPDMPLRDMYLSGSLYDDLQVVTADHIQLIVPLVLEANLWSCIPGEDTIMNVPGFFLVRRENPEYFPRGSSYWDRCVVGGYLSPKTVADTFEKVVAGSINWPAIGSLLDYVIRPAPPPEALTLEVQYERDKHLVIDFLPSVTLGDTVLVAKPHRLAQYDNLWRLSLRPAETARLRALDQADSGCRSLCLKILKAICKSTPALGRLTASQLTNVILHLAQEEADWSPDVLADRFLQALRGLISHLEAGILPSVLNPKVNLFAELTPEEIDELGYTLYCSLSEPEVLLQT
- the MIEF1 gene encoding mitochondrial dynamics protein MIEF1 isoform X2; this translates as MAGSGERKSKKDDNGIGTAIDFVLSNARLVLGVGGAAMLGIATLAVKRMYDRAISAPTSPTRLSHSGKRSWEEPNWMGSPRLLNKDMKAGLSRSLQALPTGSSAFDTDTFCPPQPKPLARKGQVDLKKSRLRMSLQEKLLTYYRNRAAIPAGEQARAKQAAVDICAELRSFLRAKLPDMPLRDMYLSGSLYDDLQVVTADHIQLIVPLVLEANLWSCIPGEDTIMNVPGFFLVRRENPEYFPRGSSYWDRCVVGGYLSPKTVADTFEKVVAGSINWPAIGSLLDYVIRPAPPPEALTLEVQYERDKHLVIDFLPSVTLGDTVLVAKPHRLAQYDNLWRLSLRPAETARLRALDQADSGCRSLCLKILKAICKSTPALGRLTASQLTNVILHLAQEEADWSPDVLADRFLQALRGLISHLEAGILPSVLNPKDKAFKDTVLVLEVDRQLNINDHIPPCRACLSQILP